One genomic window of Limanda limanda chromosome 16, fLimLim1.1, whole genome shotgun sequence includes the following:
- the LOC133021391 gene encoding motor neuron and pancreas homeobox protein 1-like, producing the protein MEKSRNFCIDALLAHDTEQRTDSDGASPGLYSRSPGDSPLSTRGSETPSPHPHPTNSPPAPPGLMHKSQLFNVSQPGFTALHQGGLFGMHPGSMYPLAAFGGQHPAFMYPGFTQLMGPYAEQHKGAGMTGTLPLEPWIRAGFMMPRFGEYGVPGQAGLLGKCRRPRTAFTSQQLLQLENQFKLNKYLSRPKRFEVATSLMLTETQVKIWFQNRRMKWKRSRKAKEQAALTSPKTDSERNEMDMHSAKPQGDSHSSSLEDEEELEGEDEDEKEELEVLRAGSAGFVRHAVGGTGKYSTYSQEELEEGGPRRSSGVFP; encoded by the exons CACGACACGGAGCAGAGGACGGACAGCgacggtgcgtccccgggtctGTACAGCAGGAGTCCCGGGGACAGCCCTCTGTCCACCCGGGGCTCCGAGACCCCCTCCCCGCATCCACACCCCACCAACTCCCCTCCAGCTCCCCCGGGACTCATGCACAAATCCCAGCTCTTCAATGTGTCCCAGCCGGGCTTCACTGCTCTGCACCAGGGGGGTCTCTTCGGAATGCACCCGGGCTCCATGTACCCTCTGGCGGCCTTCGGAGGCCAGCACCCCGCCTTCATGTACCCGGGCTTCACGCAGCTGATGGGGCCGTACGCGGAGCAGCACAAGGGGGCCGGCATGACGGGGACTCTGCCGCTGGAGCCCTGGATCAGAGCCGGGTTCATGATGCCCAGATTTGGAGAATATGGAG TTCCAGGCCAGGCAGGATTGTTGGGGAAGTGTCGGAGGCCCAGGACAGCGTTCACcagtcagcagctgctgcaaTTAGAAAACCAGTTCAAGCTCAACAAGTACCTGTCCAGGCCTAAACGCTTCGAGGTGGCCACTTCACTCATGCTGACAGAGActcag GTTAAGATCTGGTTCCAGAACAGACGTATGAAGTGGAAGAGAAGCCGCAAAGCCAAGGAACAAGCAGCCCTGACTTCCCCAAAGACTGATTCAGAGAGAAATGAGATGGATATGCACAGTGCAAAGCCTCAGGGGGACTCGCACAGCTCCAGCcttgaagatgaagaagagctagaaggggaggatgaggatgaaaaagaggagctaGAGGTGCTGAGGGCAGGCTCTGCAGGCTTTGTGAGGCACGCCGTGGGAGGAACAGGGAAATACAGCACTTAttcacaggaggagctggaggagggaggCCCAAGAAGGAGCAGCGGGGTTTTTCCATAG